In Gimesia panareensis, the genomic window CACGACGTCCCGGTCCCCGAATCGGACGACATTCCCCAACGGAGAATGAAGGGAAGTAGTAATGCAGCATGAACCGCTGCAGTTCTTCTTCAAACAGGCCATCGACACGCTGCTGGTCGCGTGAAGTTCCCAGCGTGACAGTTGCCATTGATTGCGTTTCGCCACGGGTGAAGATCGCAGAACCATGGACGCGCGGCAGAGACCCGGTTTCACAGGAGACATCCCGCAACTGGTCAGGAGTACGACCATCCAGGCGACGACCACTCATCGCCAGTTCGCGAACAGCACGTTGCTCCAGGTCATGGAAGGCATCTTCGAACTGAGCGCGAGTCGCTCCGTCTGCTGTCTCTGTCGCATCTTCGGGGAAGAACTTTTCAACCAGTTCGTCATGTATGACTTTGGTGCCTTCACGACGTTCTGCCTTCACCGTGCTCTGCATGGCGGAAGAAAGTTTCTGATAGATGGGATCATCCAGTTTCGCGATAAACGGATTTTCCGGAGGTGCTTCGTACTCGAAAGGTGTGACACCTGCTTTTTCACGCAGTTCCAACTGCAGATCAATGATCTTGCGCAGCTCACTGTGAGCATGCGTGATCGCGGCAGCCATTTCATCTTCGGGAATCTGAGCACCAAAACCTTCGATCATCAGAACGGACTTCTGAGATCCGGCGACGATCAGGTCCAGATCACTTTCGGCAATCTGTTCGTGGGTGGGGAAAGTGATCAATTCGCCATTGATACGTCCCAGGCGAACGGCAGCGATCGGCCCCTGGAAGGGAACCGGAGAGAGACAGAGTGCCGCGCTGGCACCGTTAATCGAAAGCACATCGGGATCATTGATCCCGTCACAGGACATGACGTTTGACATGACCTGCAGCTCGTCTTTAAATTCTTTGGGGAACAGGGGACGAATGGGACGGTCGGTTAACCGTGCCGTCAGAATTTCCTTGGTGGTAGGACGCCCTTCCCGCTTCAAAAATCCACCGGGGAACTTACCTGCCGCAGCAGCCCGTTCCCGATAATCAACTGTCAGAGGGAAGAAATCTGTCCCCTCTCTTGCGGCACCTGTCGCCGTTGCGACAAAGACGACAGTTTCACCATACTGAATAAGGACAGACCCAGCGGCCTGTTTCGCTAACTGACCAGTTGTAAGACTAAGTTTCTGTCCGCCAACCTCACATTCAACAACTACTTTCACAATAATTTCCTAATTCTTTTTCCGACAAACCGACAATGATCAGCGAACATTTTGAAACTATTTTCGGATGTTCAGCCGATCGAGAATTTCCCTATAGCTTTCTGCATTCTTCTTGTGCAAATAATCCAGCAGACCACGTCGGCGACTGACCATCTGTAACAGGCCACGACGACTCGCGTGATCTTTGACGTTCGACCGGAGGTGCTCGGTTAAATTGACAATCCGTTCGGTAAGCACAGCAATCTGCACTTCAGCAGATCCGGTATCCCCTTGTTTCGACTGATACTCTTGAATCAATTCTGCTCTTCGTTCCTGAGTGACTGACATTCTTTCACTTAAACCTTTACAACAAACAACTTGACAAACAGAGAAGATCGGGGAATCCCCAATGCAAAGACAGCCACTACGATCCTTGTCTTGACTTTCTGAGACGGGTAATGGCAAGAGAAAACAAAGCTATTACACTAGCTTTCAGGGTATTAAAGGTACTTAATGTAGCAATTTGAATAGATTATTCAATGGATACGCTACCTGGATTATAAAAACCGGCCTGAATCGAGTCGGAGAGGCAGCATGCCCTGACACACCCTGAAACACTAAACATAAGAACCCCACCATCCCCAGAAAACAATTCAACCCTAAACTGTTTCCTCATCAGGAATTACCTCACGGACCACAATTTCATTCCCCTGAATCTGGGCAATTTCAATCTGGGTACCAGGCTGAATAAAAGGCCCTTCACTGATCACATCCAGCCAGACACCTTCGATTTCGACCCTTCCGGCCGGCCGTAAAACGGAGGTTGTGACCCCCTGCATGCCCACTTTGAGCTCCAGGCCACTTCGTTTTAAGCTGCCCTGATCACCGAGTAATTCCGGGTCCAGCCGGATCTCATGAGAAGCAGATCGCTGATCGTCTCCCGGAGGCGACAGAATAAAGGAACTCATCAACCTCGATTCGGGCAAAAACCGGTTCAGAATCAGTGCCAGAACAATCACCGTAACCAGTGAGGCGCTCATGGTGCCGACCGTGTTGGTCATGTTCGAGAAATCAGAACCGGGACGCAGCGTATTGAAGTCGCCGAAGGTCTGGCTGGCAAGGATGATCGAAGCGAAGACCAGCAGCCCCCCTGATACACCAAATATACCAAACCCGGGGATGACGAAGATTTCCATGAGGATGCATCCCAGCCCGAGGATAAACAGCATGACTTCCAGATAGCCGGCCGTCCCGCCGAGGAATTTACTCCAGAAAAACAGTCCAAAACAGACTGCTGAGATTATGCCGAATAACCCGGTCGTCGTGGAGAGCTCCAGGTAGATACATAATGCGCCGACCATAAACAGCAGGAAGGTGACGGGAGCAGAATTGAGCCTGAATACGAGCGTATCTACCCAGGTGCGTCCTACCGCGTTCAGTTTGACATCGGCGGGAATCCCCAGGCGCTGTTTCAGTTCATCCAGATCGCGAACAGGAGGTTCGGCAAGTTTCAGTTGATGGGCCCGGACGCCATTGACGGTCAGCAGGTTCCCTTTCTTCGATTCGGGTACGGCAGGGCCTTTGATCCATTCTCCATTGGACTGGTGGATCTCGGAGTCGGTCATGAACCAGATCTGGCCGGTTTTACTGTTGGTAACTTCATAGACCGGCAGATCTTTATCCATCATCGCTTCACAGATCGCCGGAGGTCGGCCTTTCTTTTCTGCCAGATCGGCGATGCTCACCCGAAGCGGGCTCAGGATTTTTTCCGGCACAAATTCGAACTGACCATTT contains:
- the rpsO gene encoding 30S ribosomal protein S15, with translation MSVTQERRAELIQEYQSKQGDTGSAEVQIAVLTERIVNLTEHLRSNVKDHASRRGLLQMVSRRRGLLDYLHKKNAESYREILDRLNIRK
- the pnp gene encoding polyribonucleotide nucleotidyltransferase, producing MKVVVECEVGGQKLSLTTGQLAKQAAGSVLIQYGETVVFVATATGAAREGTDFFPLTVDYRERAAAAGKFPGGFLKREGRPTTKEILTARLTDRPIRPLFPKEFKDELQVMSNVMSCDGINDPDVLSINGASAALCLSPVPFQGPIAAVRLGRINGELITFPTHEQIAESDLDLIVAGSQKSVLMIEGFGAQIPEDEMAAAITHAHSELRKIIDLQLELREKAGVTPFEYEAPPENPFIAKLDDPIYQKLSSAMQSTVKAERREGTKVIHDELVEKFFPEDATETADGATRAQFEDAFHDLEQRAVRELAMSGRRLDGRTPDQLRDVSCETGSLPRVHGSAIFTRGETQSMATVTLGTSRDQQRVDGLFEEELQRFMLHYYFPSFSVGECRPIRGPGRREIGHGCLAERSVAPVLPNEEDFPYTIRVISDILESNGSSSMASVCSATLSLMDAGVPLRQPVAGISIGLVTQGDDFKVLTDIIGDEDHFCDMDFKVAGTQKGITGIQLDLKNDGIGEDIIKATLEAAKKARLELLRTMLTAIRRPRAEISAYAPRLHQTKINPEKIGLLIGPGGKTIRAIQEETGATIDIQDDGTVTVSGGNVEVVEKAMAHIEALTEEIRVGRIYDGVVSSIKEFGAFIEIAPGKDGLCHISELSDGFVKSVSDICKMGDRLQVKVIAVDDQNRVKLSRKAVLAEQAAAAEGNGDAAAETEEEE